One Gordonia zhaorongruii DNA segment encodes these proteins:
- the rimI gene encoding ribosomal protein S18-alanine N-acetyltransferase, with amino-acid sequence MADLARCAELETQMFSGDSPWPLAGFISELRADHNRYFAVRPAQGGRVAGYAGISVLGPVDDRECEIHTIAVDPDFRGRGYGRALLAALLDVADRVAAPVFLEVRTDNQVAISLYERNAFTVAGTRRKYYQPSGADAYTMVRPAGGEHPGQEEPS; translated from the coding sequence ATGGCCGATCTGGCCCGGTGCGCCGAGCTGGAGACGCAGATGTTCAGCGGCGATTCCCCGTGGCCGCTCGCCGGCTTCATCTCTGAACTCAGGGCCGACCACAACCGGTACTTCGCGGTGCGCCCGGCGCAGGGCGGTCGGGTCGCGGGTTACGCGGGGATCAGCGTCCTGGGTCCGGTCGACGACCGGGAATGCGAGATCCACACGATCGCAGTCGATCCCGACTTCCGGGGCCGCGGATACGGTCGGGCGTTGCTGGCAGCGCTCCTGGACGTCGCCGACCGCGTCGCCGCACCGGTGTTCCTCGAAGTGCGCACCGACAACCAGGTGGCTATCTCGCTCTACGAGCGAAACGCCTTCACCGTCGCCGGAACCCGGCGCAAGTACTATCAGCCGTCCGGTGCCGACGCGTACACCATGGTCCGGCCGGCGGGCGGGGAACACCCTGGACAGGAGGAACCCTCGTGA
- the tsaB gene encoding tRNA (adenosine(37)-N6)-threonylcarbamoyltransferase complex dimerization subunit type 1 TsaB has product MNPEQVEADQTQTVLVIDTATESVVTGVVRVGSAGETTELAVRSVNDHRRHAEVLTTLIREVLDEAQFPGDSVDAVVVGIGPGPFTGLRVGMATAAAYGDALGLPVHGVCTLDAISVTADVPGVHVVVTDARRREFYWAQYSAGNDRAGRGETGRVGEPAVAAPADIAVALESAALESADPESADPGSTGATTVVGAAALTGRVAAPGTATVDVSAPTPAGLAAVAAREILAGSAPGPLEPMYLRRPDAVELKDQRRRSLLPVTDRE; this is encoded by the coding sequence GTGAACCCGGAACAGGTCGAGGCCGACCAGACGCAGACCGTCCTCGTGATCGACACCGCCACCGAATCGGTGGTCACCGGGGTGGTGCGAGTCGGATCAGCAGGGGAGACAACCGAACTCGCGGTCCGTTCGGTGAACGATCACCGTCGGCACGCTGAGGTGCTGACCACGCTCATCCGCGAGGTGCTCGATGAGGCGCAGTTCCCGGGCGACAGTGTGGATGCGGTGGTCGTCGGTATCGGCCCCGGACCGTTCACCGGACTGCGGGTCGGCATGGCGACCGCAGCCGCCTACGGCGATGCGCTCGGACTACCGGTCCACGGAGTGTGCACTCTCGACGCGATCTCGGTCACCGCAGATGTCCCGGGTGTCCACGTGGTGGTGACCGACGCCCGTCGCCGCGAGTTCTACTGGGCGCAGTACTCGGCTGGAAACGATCGGGCAGGACGCGGTGAGACTGGCCGGGTTGGGGAACCTGCCGTGGCCGCGCCCGCCGATATCGCTGTGGCCCTCGAATCCGCGGCCCTAGAATCGGCAGATCCCGAATCCGCAGATCCCGGATCCACTGGGGCGACGACCGTCGTCGGCGCCGCCGCACTCACCGGCCGGGTGGCTGCACCGGGGACGGCGACGGTGGACGTCAGCGCGCCGACACCGGCGGGTCTGGCCGCCGTGGCCGCTCGCGAGATCCTCGCCGGCTCGGCTCCCGGTCCCCTCGAACCGATGTACCTGCGCCGTCCCGACGCGGTGGAACTGAAGGACCAGCGCCGCAGGTCCCTGCTTCCGGTGACCGATCGTGAGTGA
- the alr gene encoding alanine racemase: MTTANLVATVDLDAIAHNVGVLRARSGAGVIAVVKADGYGHGALPVARAALGAGAEAVGTASIREARELRAAGLDAHLMAWLHRPDADFAGAVADDIDIAVSSPRQLDAVLAAARTVGKRATVTVKVDTGLARSGVAREEWDETARTVAEAVAEGAIDLHGVMCHLAFGDVPDNPANDQQAERLDDAVADLTRLGAAPRVVHMANSPAALTRPDLARDLVRPGIALYGYSPIPSMGDFGLIPAMTLESQVVLIKKAAAGQGVSYNHTWTAGEDTVLGVIPAGYADGVPRQLSGRMQVHIGERLFPSVGRICMDQLVIDLGPDGGGVAEGDRAVLFGPASAARGDRVPTATDWADMLGTIDYEIVARIGSRPERRYVGGADGNERRVGEEADEVG; this comes from the coding sequence ATGACCACCGCAAATCTCGTAGCCACCGTCGATCTCGACGCCATCGCGCACAACGTCGGAGTGCTGCGTGCGCGATCGGGCGCCGGAGTGATCGCCGTCGTCAAGGCCGACGGGTACGGACACGGTGCGCTCCCGGTGGCTCGAGCCGCACTCGGTGCGGGCGCCGAAGCGGTCGGCACGGCGAGTATCCGTGAGGCCCGCGAGCTCCGGGCCGCCGGACTCGACGCCCATCTGATGGCCTGGCTGCATCGGCCGGACGCGGACTTCGCGGGAGCGGTCGCCGACGACATCGACATCGCGGTCTCATCGCCCCGGCAGCTCGACGCGGTGCTCGCGGCGGCGCGGACCGTCGGGAAGCGCGCCACCGTGACGGTCAAGGTCGATACCGGCCTGGCCCGGAGCGGCGTGGCACGCGAGGAGTGGGACGAGACGGCCCGGACCGTTGCCGAGGCGGTCGCCGAGGGCGCGATCGACCTGCACGGCGTGATGTGTCACCTCGCGTTCGGCGATGTGCCGGACAATCCGGCCAACGATCAGCAGGCGGAGCGGCTCGATGACGCGGTCGCCGACCTCACCCGACTCGGTGCCGCCCCGCGCGTCGTCCACATGGCCAACTCGCCCGCTGCGCTCACCCGTCCGGACCTGGCCCGCGATCTGGTTCGCCCGGGAATCGCGCTGTACGGGTACTCGCCCATCCCGTCGATGGGCGACTTCGGACTGATCCCGGCGATGACGCTGGAGTCGCAGGTTGTCCTGATCAAGAAGGCCGCGGCCGGGCAGGGCGTCTCGTACAACCACACGTGGACGGCCGGCGAGGACACGGTTCTGGGCGTCATCCCGGCGGGGTACGCCGACGGTGTGCCGCGTCAGCTCTCGGGGCGCATGCAGGTGCACATCGGGGAGCGGCTGTTTCCAAGCGTCGGCCGCATCTGCATGGATCAGCTCGTGATCGATCTCGGCCCGGACGGGGGAGGAGTCGCCGAAGGCGATCGAGCGGTGCTGTTCGGTCCGGCATCGGCGGCGCGCGGTGATCGCGTCCCGACGGCGACCGACTGGGCGGACATGCTGGGCACCATCGATTACGAGATCGTGGCGCGGATCGGATCGCGTCCCGAACGTCGTTACGTGGGCGGCGCGGACGGTAACGAGCGACGAGTCGGCGAGGAGGCGGACGAAGTTGGCTGA
- the groES gene encoding co-chaperone GroES yields MASVNIKPLEDKILVQAVEAETTTASGLVIPDSAKEKPSEGKVVAVGPGRVNEQGNRVPVDVAEGDVVIYSKYGGTEVKYAGEEYLILSARDILAVVS; encoded by the coding sequence GTGGCGAGCGTGAATATCAAGCCGCTTGAGGACAAGATCCTCGTTCAGGCTGTCGAGGCCGAGACCACCACCGCTTCCGGTCTGGTCATCCCGGACTCGGCGAAGGAGAAGCCGTCCGAAGGCAAGGTCGTCGCCGTTGGGCCCGGCCGTGTCAACGAGCAGGGCAACCGTGTGCCGGTCGACGTCGCCGAGGGCGACGTCGTCATCTACAGCAAGTACGGCGGGACCGAGGTGAAGTACGCCGGTGAGGAGTACCTGATCCTCTCGGCTCGCGACATCCTCGCAGTCGTCAGCTGA
- a CDS encoding WhiB family transcriptional regulator translates to MTTTLDRLPGPNSDFWDWQIHGSCRGLDSSVFFHPEGERGQARMQRERRAKQVCAACPVLTQCRSHALDADEPYGIWGGLTESERNLMRRRQPRRRLAS, encoded by the coding sequence TTGACCACCACGCTCGACCGACTCCCCGGACCGAACTCCGATTTCTGGGATTGGCAGATTCACGGCAGCTGCCGCGGTCTCGATTCATCAGTCTTCTTCCACCCCGAGGGCGAACGCGGCCAGGCCCGCATGCAGCGCGAGCGGCGCGCCAAGCAGGTCTGCGCGGCGTGCCCGGTGCTGACGCAGTGCCGCTCGCACGCGCTCGACGCCGACGAGCCGTACGGCATCTGGGGCGGCCTCACCGAGTCCGAGCGCAACCTGATGCGTCGCAGGCAGCCGCGGCGCCGACTGGCGAGCTGA
- the tsaD gene encoding tRNA (adenosine(37)-N6)-threonylcarbamoyltransferase complex transferase subunit TsaD has translation MIVMGIESSCDETGVGIVSWDGETATLLADEVASSVDEHARYGGVVPEVASRAHLQAMVPTMTRARETAGIDRPDAIAVTIGPGLAGALLVGVAAAKAYALAWDVPLYAVNHLGGHVAVDTLEHGPMPSSVALLVSGGHTHLLGIDALSRPLVEMGTTVDDAAGEAFDKVARLLDLGYPGGPALDAAAAQGDPGAIPFPRGMTGPRDAPYDFSFSGLKTAVARFVEGEVRAGRTVSVPDVAASFQEAVADVLTAKAIRACADRDVETLVLGGGATANSRIRSLAAERTTAKGIDLRIPKPRLCTDNGAMVATLGAHVIGGGAQASPLTVATDPGMSVQISKL, from the coding sequence GTGATCGTGATGGGGATCGAGAGCTCGTGCGACGAGACCGGTGTCGGCATCGTCTCGTGGGACGGTGAGACGGCGACCCTGCTCGCCGACGAGGTCGCCTCCAGCGTCGACGAGCACGCACGCTACGGCGGTGTGGTGCCCGAGGTCGCGTCGCGGGCGCACCTGCAGGCGATGGTGCCGACCATGACGCGGGCACGGGAGACCGCCGGAATCGATCGTCCGGATGCCATCGCCGTCACGATCGGCCCGGGCCTGGCCGGGGCCCTGCTGGTCGGCGTCGCCGCAGCGAAGGCGTACGCGCTGGCCTGGGATGTGCCGCTGTACGCGGTGAATCATCTCGGCGGCCACGTGGCGGTCGACACCCTCGAGCACGGACCCATGCCGTCCTCGGTCGCACTGCTCGTCTCCGGCGGGCACACCCACCTGCTCGGCATCGACGCTCTCTCCCGCCCACTGGTCGAGATGGGCACCACCGTCGACGACGCGGCAGGGGAGGCGTTCGACAAGGTCGCCCGGCTACTGGATCTGGGCTACCCGGGCGGCCCGGCGCTGGACGCGGCTGCCGCGCAGGGCGACCCGGGGGCGATCCCGTTTCCGCGAGGCATGACCGGACCGCGGGACGCCCCGTACGACTTCTCGTTCAGCGGGCTCAAGACCGCCGTCGCCCGATTCGTGGAGGGCGAGGTGCGTGCCGGGCGGACCGTGTCGGTGCCGGATGTGGCCGCGTCGTTCCAGGAGGCCGTTGCGGATGTGCTGACCGCCAAGGCCATCCGTGCCTGTGCGGACCGGGACGTCGAGACCCTGGTGCTGGGCGGCGGTGCGACGGCCAACTCGCGTATCCGGTCACTCGCCGCCGAGCGGACCACCGCGAAGGGGATCGATCTGCGCATCCCGAAACCACGACTGTGCACGGACAACGGCGCGATGGTCGCCACGCTCGGCGCGCATGTGATCGGCGGCGGTGCGCAGGCGTCGCCGCTGACGGTGGCGACCGACCCGGGTATGTCGGTGCAGATCAGCAAACTCTGA
- a CDS encoding alpha/beta fold hydrolase gives MADGGRKRIGSGLSQVGSLGRDTAGNFMRRRRTRKATDCVDQNAEVDFKAIYRDEASTVIADDGLALSVRWLVTGPPPSTGLPWGRGNTPELTVIFVHGFTLRMASWHFQRYQLAERWAGRNIKMVFYDQRGHGKSEPASAESSTMEQLGDDLASVIRAVAQTGPIVLVGHSMGGMTIMALARRYPKLFGHRGRVAGVALVSTAARGITEAGLGVGLNNPVVDAFRLSVRYVPRVVQAGRSITRGAVQPVLVAASFGPGYDSPAAGRAVESMIQNTSIASMVNFLKVLESHDESTALPTLAQVPTVVMCGDHDRLTPLASALRMYGELGEDAEFVVAEGCGHMLQMEDPGLVNDGIDALVSRSRLALGRPMMPWRGGARASDFVRRAVERGVRRE, from the coding sequence TTGGCTGACGGAGGCCGTAAACGCATCGGATCGGGGCTGTCGCAGGTGGGATCCCTCGGCAGGGACACCGCGGGCAACTTCATGCGCCGCCGCCGGACTCGTAAGGCGACCGACTGCGTCGACCAGAACGCCGAAGTGGACTTCAAGGCGATCTACCGGGACGAGGCGTCGACGGTGATCGCCGACGACGGCCTGGCGCTTTCCGTCCGCTGGCTGGTCACCGGACCTCCGCCGAGTACCGGGCTGCCGTGGGGACGTGGAAACACGCCGGAACTGACTGTGATCTTCGTCCACGGCTTCACGCTGCGCATGGCATCGTGGCATTTCCAGCGCTACCAGCTCGCCGAACGGTGGGCCGGGCGCAACATCAAGATGGTGTTCTACGACCAGCGCGGGCACGGGAAGAGCGAGCCCGCGTCCGCCGAGAGCTCCACGATGGAACAGCTCGGCGACGACCTCGCGAGCGTCATCCGGGCCGTCGCGCAGACCGGCCCGATCGTGCTCGTCGGCCACTCGATGGGCGGTATGACGATCATGGCGCTGGCCCGCAGATACCCGAAGCTGTTCGGGCACCGCGGCCGCGTCGCCGGAGTCGCGCTGGTGTCGACCGCTGCCCGCGGCATCACCGAGGCGGGTCTGGGCGTGGGACTGAACAATCCGGTCGTCGACGCGTTCCGTCTGTCCGTCAGGTACGTCCCGCGGGTGGTCCAGGCGGGACGCAGCATCACTCGCGGCGCGGTCCAGCCGGTCCTGGTGGCCGCCAGCTTCGGCCCCGGTTACGACAGTCCGGCCGCCGGGCGTGCGGTGGAGTCGATGATCCAGAACACGTCGATCGCGAGCATGGTGAATTTCCTGAAAGTGCTTGAGAGCCATGATGAGTCGACTGCGCTGCCGACTCTGGCGCAGGTCCCCACCGTGGTCATGTGCGGTGATCATGACCGGCTGACACCGCTGGCGAGTGCACTTCGCATGTACGGAGAGTTGGGCGAAGACGCGGAGTTCGTGGTGGCCGAGGGCTGCGGTCACATGCTCCAGATGGAGGACCCCGGTCTCGTGAACGACGGCATCGACGCGCTCGTCTCGCGTTCGCGTCTCGCGCTGGGCCGTCCGATGATGCCGTGGCGCGGCGGAGCTCGCGCATCCGATTTCGTGCGGCGCGCCGTCGAACGAGGAGTGCGCCGTGAGTGA
- the tsaE gene encoding tRNA (adenosine(37)-N6)-threonylcarbamoyltransferase complex ATPase subunit type 1 TsaE yields the protein MSDRGSGGRRDLPETADTEDLGRELAGTLRAGDVVILDGPLGAGKTAMTRGIAAGLGVRGRVTSPTFIIARQHPAGVEGAPGLVHVDAYRLAAADGTASLEDLDALDLDTDLADSVVVVEWGEGVAERLADEHLHVRLQRDEESETRYAAWEWVSR from the coding sequence GTGAGTGATCGCGGGTCCGGCGGCCGGCGCGATCTGCCCGAGACCGCCGACACCGAGGACCTCGGCCGCGAGCTCGCCGGAACGCTGCGCGCGGGGGACGTGGTGATCCTCGACGGGCCGCTCGGTGCAGGTAAGACGGCGATGACCCGTGGGATCGCGGCCGGACTCGGCGTGCGCGGCCGGGTGACGTCACCCACCTTCATCATCGCCAGGCAGCATCCGGCGGGCGTCGAGGGAGCGCCCGGATTGGTGCATGTGGACGCGTACCGGCTCGCCGCCGCCGACGGGACCGCCAGCCTCGAGGATCTGGACGCGCTCGACCTGGACACCGACCTCGCGGACAGTGTGGTGGTCGTCGAATGGGGCGAGGGCGTCGCCGAACGGCTCGCCGACGAGCATCTGCATGTGCGCTTGCAACGCGACGAGGAGTCGGAGACGCGGTACGCCGCATGGGAGTGGGTGAGCCGGTGA